Sequence from the Pseudomonas sp. LS.1a genome:
GTTCCACGAAACCGGCAGCGCAGTAGACCCACACGCTGCCACCGGGGCATTCGCCGGGCGCCTGCACCGGCGCAACATTGGCGCGCCCATCGTCACGCTGGGGCAGTTTGCCCCGGAAAAGTCCGCCGGGTTGCTGGCGGAGCTGGGGGCCTGGCATGGCGAAGTACCGGCCAGTGTCGTGGATGCTGCAGGCGGCGGGCCGCTGCTGGCACCCGACGACCTGGCGGGGGTTCATGAATTACTGGCCCGGTTGCAGGCAGGACGATGAAGCGCATCCTCGACCCCCTGGACGAGCGTATCCTCGCCGAGCTCACCGCCAATGCACGCATTGCCCATGCCGAGCTGGGGCTGAAGGTGAACCTTTCGCGTAATGCGGTACGCCAGCGCATCGAGCGCCTGGAGCGTGACGGGGCGATCCAGGGCTACACCTTGCGCATCGGTGAGGGACGACGACCGACCTCGTTGATCAACGCAGTCATCTTCGTCTACCGCTATGACCGCATGCGCGGAGAAGCTGTGCTCGATGCGTTGCGCCAGATCCCCGAGGTTATCCAGTGTGAAGTGCTCAGCGGCGAATTCGACCTGCTGCTGCGCGTCGAGGCTTCCAGCCCGGAACGGGTGCACCATGTATGGAAGGAGATTGCCGCCATGCCGGGGGTCGAGAACACCGTGACATCGTTCGTTTTGGCCACGGTGATCTGAGCCGCGCACTCGCGTTTGGTAACCCTCGCAACAACAACGCCGCCCGGGCTTGCGCCCTGGCGGCGTTGTGCATTCTGGCGGCGCGCGGGCGTGCATCGGGCACTGGTCAGATTGGCCAGTAAATACAGCGGATTGCCATATTCAACTGGCATTGCCCGGCTCTTAGGCTTGTCCTCATCGACCAATCGCCTGGAAAGGACAGCAAACCATGACCGAATACAAGATCGCACTCGTTGGCTTTGGCGGCGTGAACCGTGCCCTGGCCCAACTGATCGCCGAACGCAATGCGCGCTGGCAGAAAGAGCTGGGCTTTGGCCTGAAGATCGTTGGCGTCACCGACCTGTTCCTGGGGTCGGCAATCGACCGCAACGGCCTGGACGCGGCCACGCTGGCTGCTCTGCCCGCTCAGAAGGGGGCGCTGGCGCAGATCCCCCAGGGTTCGGCAGAGGCGTTCAACGAGTCGGTGATCAAGCAGTCCGGTGCCGACATCATCGCCGAGGCCACCTTCACCAACCCCAAGGACGGTGAACCGGCGGCAACCTTCTGCCGCTGGGCGCTGGAAGCGGGCAAGCATGTGGTCACTACCAACAAGGGGCCGATCGCCTTGCATGCCCAGGCGCTGAAGGCCTTGGCCAAGGCCAATGGCGTGTCGTTCGAATACGAAGGCGCTGTGATGAGCGGTACACCGGTGCTGCGCATGGCGCGCCAGACATTGGCCGGCGCAGGCCTGGTGGGGTTCGAGGGCATCCTCAACGGCACTTCGAACTATGTGCTGACGCGTATGGAAGAGGGGCTTGGCTTTGCCGATGCGGTGGCCCAGGCGCAAGCACTTGGCTACGCCGAGGCAGACCCGACCGCCGATGTGGAGGGGCATGACGTGCGCCTGAAAGTGGTGATTCTCGCCAACGAGCTGCTCGGTGCTTGCTTGCAGGTGAACGATGTCACCTGCAGCGGCATCAGCAGCCTCGACAGCGCGGCTATCCAGCAAGCGCAGGCGGCGGGCCAGCGTTGGAAGCTGATCGGCAGTGCCAGCCGTGAAACCGATGGCTCGGTGCGTGCCAGCGTCGAAGCGCGCCTGCTGCCCGGCAACCACCCCCTGGCGGGTATTTCCGGTGCCACCAATGCGGTTGCGTTCAACACCGAATTGCTGGGCGCTGTGACCGTGTCCGGCCCAGGTGCGGGACGTGTGGAAACGGCATTCGCCCTGCTGTCGGATATCGTCGCCATCCACAACGCTGGCCGCTCGGCCTGAGGAGCAACCTTCATGAGCCTGACTTCCGTGTCCCGGGTAGCCGCCCAGCAACCCGCCTTGATCGATGTGTACAGCCCCTTCGACGGTAGCCTGGTCGGTAGCGTCGCCAACCTTGCTGCCGATGCCGTGCCTGGTCTGCTCGTCCGTGCCCGCCAGGGCGTGCGCGAAAGTGCCGCGCTGCCCCGGCACCGTCGCGCCAGCATTCTGGAGCAGGCCGCCCGGCTGATCGAACGTGACGCCGCGGATTTTGCCGGCCTGATTGTCGACGAAGCGGGCAAGACCCTGCGTCAGGCCGAGAAGGAGGTGAAACGCTGCATCAACACGCTCAAGCTGTCTGCCGAGGAAGCGCGGCGCAACGCCGGCGAGGTGGTGCCTTTCGATGCCTATGAAGGCTCCGAGTCGCGCCAGGGCTGGTTCACCCGCGAGCCGTTGGGGCTGATCCTGGCCATTACCCCGTACAACGACCCGCTCAACCTGGTGGCGCACAAGCTGGGGCCAGCGATTGCTGGAGGCAATGCGGTCATTCTGAAGCCTTCGGAGCTGGCCCCGCTGTCTGCCTTGAAGCTGGTGCAGTACCTGGTTGATGCAGGGCTGCCGGAGGCTGTCGTCACCGTGGCCACTGGCGGTGCCGAACTGGGCAAGGCCCTGGTGGCCGTGCGTGAAGTGCGGATGATTTCCTTCACGGGCGGCTTCGCCACGGGTGAACAGATTGCCCGCGGCGCGGGCCTGAAAAAACTTGCCATGGACCTGGGCGGTAACGCCCCGGTGCTGGTACTGAAGGACTGCGACCTCGAGGCCACTGTCGAGTCTTGTGTGTCAGGCGCATTCTGGGCGGCCGGGCAGAACTGCATCGGCACCCAGCGCATCCTGGTGGACGCTTCGATCTATGAGGCGTTCCGCCAGCGCTTCGTTGCCTTGACCCAGGCGATGGTGGTGGGTGATCCTGGCCTGCGCGAAACCGACATGGGGCCGATGATCACCGAAGGCTCGGCACGGCAGATTGAAGAGCGCGTGAGCCAGGCCCTTCAGGGCGGCGCTCGCCTGCTCTGCGGCCACAAGCGGCAAGGGGCTACCTATGTGCCGACGGTGCTGGAAGGCGTTGACCATGGCAGCCGGCTGTGGCGTGAAGAGGTATTCGCACCGGTGGTGATGCTGGCGCCTTTCGAGGATATCGAGCAGGCGATTGCATTGGCCAACGCCCCGGAGTACAGCTTGCACGCCGGTGTGTTTACCCGCGATCTGTCCTTGGCGTTGAGCCTGGCGCGGCGTATCGAGGCGGGCGGCGTGATGATCAACGACTCCTCCGACTACCGCTTCGATGCCATGCCATTCGGTGGCTCCAAATATGGGAGCCTTGGGCGCGAGGGGGTGCGGTTCGCCTACGAGGACATGACCCAGCCCAAAGTCGTCTGCCTCAACCAGATGGGCTAAAAGGAGGAATCTTGATGATCGAACGGTATGGACAAGGCGAACGGATGTCGCTGGCAGTGAGCTACAGGGGCCTGTTCGAAACGGCTGGCGTGGTCGCGGACGACCTGCGGCAGGATGTGCAGGGGCAGTTGCGCCAGGCGTTGAGTACGATCGATGGGCTGATGGCTGAGGCTAACGTCGGCAAGGAACATTTGACCCGGGTTCAGTTATGGATTGCCGACTACAGCCACTTCG
This genomic interval carries:
- a CDS encoding homoserine dehydrogenase, whose amino-acid sequence is MTEYKIALVGFGGVNRALAQLIAERNARWQKELGFGLKIVGVTDLFLGSAIDRNGLDAATLAALPAQKGALAQIPQGSAEAFNESVIKQSGADIIAEATFTNPKDGEPAATFCRWALEAGKHVVTTNKGPIALHAQALKALAKANGVSFEYEGAVMSGTPVLRMARQTLAGAGLVGFEGILNGTSNYVLTRMEEGLGFADAVAQAQALGYAEADPTADVEGHDVRLKVVILANELLGACLQVNDVTCSGISSLDSAAIQQAQAAGQRWKLIGSASRETDGSVRASVEARLLPGNHPLAGISGATNAVAFNTELLGAVTVSGPGAGRVETAFALLSDIVAIHNAGRSA
- a CDS encoding aldehyde dehydrogenase family protein: MSLTSVSRVAAQQPALIDVYSPFDGSLVGSVANLAADAVPGLLVRARQGVRESAALPRHRRASILEQAARLIERDAADFAGLIVDEAGKTLRQAEKEVKRCINTLKLSAEEARRNAGEVVPFDAYEGSESRQGWFTREPLGLILAITPYNDPLNLVAHKLGPAIAGGNAVILKPSELAPLSALKLVQYLVDAGLPEAVVTVATGGAELGKALVAVREVRMISFTGGFATGEQIARGAGLKKLAMDLGGNAPVLVLKDCDLEATVESCVSGAFWAAGQNCIGTQRILVDASIYEAFRQRFVALTQAMVVGDPGLRETDMGPMITEGSARQIEERVSQALQGGARLLCGHKRQGATYVPTVLEGVDHGSRLWREEVFAPVVMLAPFEDIEQAIALANAPEYSLHAGVFTRDLSLALSLARRIEAGGVMINDSSDYRFDAMPFGGSKYGSLGREGVRFAYEDMTQPKVVCLNQMG
- a CDS encoding Lrp/AsnC family transcriptional regulator, giving the protein MKRILDPLDERILAELTANARIAHAELGLKVNLSRNAVRQRIERLERDGAIQGYTLRIGEGRRPTSLINAVIFVYRYDRMRGEAVLDALRQIPEVIQCEVLSGEFDLLLRVEASSPERVHHVWKEIAAMPGVENTVTSFVLATVI
- a CDS encoding RidA family protein, whose protein sequence is MSLAVSYRGLFETAGVVADDLRQDVQGQLRQALSTIDGLMAEANVGKEHLTRVQLWIADYSHFDLVNEVYDAWLQGCPKPVRACVGADLGEGYLVEVQVFAVCPERS